The following are from one region of the Edwardsiella tarda ATCC 15947 = NBRC 105688 genome:
- a CDS encoding adhesin biosynthesis transcription regulatory family protein — MNDHHLYLTRQSRLPLMPGKISENHFYLLIEVSPIHSEKVINALRDFLVMGYPRREACERNRVSQGYFSGALGRIQRTHQMVSKLIPFYISETSISYTG; from the coding sequence ATGAATGACCACCATTTGTACCTAACCAGGCAATCTAGACTCCCATTGATGCCCGGAAAAATATCAGAAAATCATTTCTATTTATTGATTGAAGTATCACCAATACATAGTGAAAAAGTCATTAATGCTCTGAGAGATTTTCTGGTTATGGGTTATCCCCGAAGGGAAGCCTGTGAACGGAACCGCGTTTCACAAGGCTATTTTTCTGGTGCTCTCGGGCGTATTCAGCGTACTCATCAAATGGTAAGTAAGCTTATTCCTTTTTATATATCAGAGACAAGCATTTCATATACGGGATAA
- the faeE gene encoding F4 (K88) fimbrial chaperone FaeE, translating into MNKRSAVAKFFTNRVTKALEISLALMMACQSAMASLAADQIRYIFRGDKDALTITVTNNDKERTFGGQAWVDNIVEKDSRPTFVVTPSFFKVKPNGQQTLRIIIASDHLPKDKESVYWLNLQDIPPALDGSGIAVALRTKLKLFYRPKALLEGRKGAEEGISLQSRPDGKTMLVNTTPYIFAIGSLLDGSGKKIATDNEAAQKLLMFMPGDEVQVKGNVVKVDSLNDWGDLQTWNINQKKPTYSRQRTSNTLANVSDRLVDKK; encoded by the coding sequence GTGAATAAGCGTAGTGCAGTAGCGAAGTTTTTTACTAACCGGGTGACAAAAGCGCTGGAGATATCCTTGGCTCTGATGATGGCCTGTCAGAGTGCAATGGCTTCCCTGGCTGCAGACCAGATCCGCTATATCTTTCGCGGGGACAAGGACGCACTGACCATCACGGTGACCAACAATGACAAGGAGCGGACCTTCGGTGGACAGGCATGGGTGGATAACATCGTGGAGAAGGACTCCCGCCCGACCTTTGTGGTGACACCGTCCTTTTTTAAGGTGAAGCCGAATGGTCAGCAGACACTACGTATCATCATAGCTTCGGATCATCTGCCGAAAGATAAGGAGTCGGTGTACTGGCTGAACCTACAGGATATTCCGCCGGCTCTGGATGGGAGTGGTATTGCGGTGGCACTGCGCACGAAGCTGAAGCTGTTCTACCGACCGAAAGCACTGCTTGAAGGTCGCAAAGGGGCTGAAGAGGGTATCAGCCTGCAGAGCCGTCCGGATGGCAAAACCATGCTAGTGAACACCACGCCGTACATTTTTGCCATTGGCAGCCTGCTGGATGGAAGCGGAAAGAAAATTGCCACGGACAATGAGGCAGCGCAGAAACTACTGATGTTTATGCCGGGTGATGAGGTGCAGGTGAAGGGAAATGTGGTGAAAGTGGACTCCCTGAATGACTGGGGAGATCTGCAAACCTGGAACATCAACCAGAAAAAACCGACATATTCCAGGCAGAGGACATCTAATACATTAGCTAATGTGTCTGATAGATTAGTAGATAAAAAATAA
- a CDS encoding helix-turn-helix domain-containing protein, with protein MIDKYGYNESQCLLVYQKRSYVNLAKCFLNMAAAKSNWHQIEINYNLHTFIMNKKIDLHAEGIDGMNQWIKTATNHLGFDIANINIPTNADMDAFIGDMQIEEASNKIILVRVNSSPQQIALTHKDCFSEKEHIVLLHACSTLQITTPQSRIIIPRGDGIVIPLWEPYVETSLMHRNTISLIINTSIISEQHSEILKKLWGKVSKLHYGDILNTLVLKLYDQPPLSTYTEKLLKTIGDTLSLQIEHYIQNGYQREQNISSLYQILEVIRSNMKNPNFCIDDLARQYLVTPRAIQHVLSKHNLTFTKLLQQQRCNLLCQKIKLNKKDKLQTLAMECGFKNIDMANRHFSKNYGVCIREFKKNNRE; from the coding sequence ATGATCGATAAATATGGTTACAATGAAAGCCAATGTTTATTGGTTTACCAAAAGAGGTCATATGTTAATTTAGCAAAATGTTTTTTAAATATGGCTGCAGCCAAATCGAATTGGCATCAAATAGAGATTAACTACAATCTTCATACTTTCATTATGAATAAAAAAATAGATCTTCATGCTGAAGGGATTGATGGAATGAATCAATGGATTAAAACTGCAACCAATCACCTAGGGTTTGATATCGCAAATATTAATATTCCAACAAATGCTGATATGGATGCATTTATTGGTGATATGCAAATTGAGGAAGCAAGTAATAAAATAATATTGGTGAGAGTAAACTCCTCACCGCAGCAAATAGCATTAACTCACAAAGATTGTTTTAGTGAGAAAGAGCATATAGTGTTATTGCATGCATGTTCCACACTACAAATAACAACTCCGCAAAGTAGAATAATAATACCAAGAGGTGATGGTATAGTTATCCCATTATGGGAACCATATGTAGAAACAAGTCTCATGCACAGAAATACCATATCGCTTATAATAAACACTTCAATCATATCAGAACAACATAGTGAGATATTAAAAAAATTATGGGGTAAAGTATCAAAGCTCCACTATGGAGATATACTCAATACTTTAGTATTGAAATTATATGATCAGCCCCCATTATCTACATATACTGAAAAGCTATTGAAAACTATTGGTGATACTTTATCACTGCAAATTGAACACTATATCCAGAATGGCTATCAACGCGAGCAAAATATTTCTAGTTTATATCAGATACTTGAAGTAATAAGAAGCAATATGAAGAATCCAAACTTTTGTATTGATGATTTGGCTAGGCAATATCTGGTTACGCCTAGAGCTATTCAGCATGTGTTATCAAAGCACAATTTAACATTTACGAAATTATTACAACAACAGAGATGTAATCTTCTATGCCAAAAAATAAAATTGAATAAAAAAGATAAACTACAAACTCTTGCTATGGAGTGTGGGTTTAAGAATATAGACATGGCGAATCGCCATTTTTCAAAAAACTATGGCGTATGTATAAGAGAGTTTAAAAAAAATAACAGAGAGTGA
- the faeH gene encoding F4 (K88) fimbria minor subunit FaeH, with protein MKVTRRYKYHLSALITVALFSSAAPHADILDGGEIQFNGLVTDEAQKWSWQISTPGQTWAVDMADARTENGQLVFDLRDKGTLSFLEGHLHEVAERGGPGFMPFITFGNSGQPFTVTEGGDTSAQRFRAFVPVRDPETGSVSGQLFFTLNQGIAVSAGRQEDGAPVPAGMSLVSGQSVTEVQSNNLSQKLKSRLSSLLLMNQNFGSGMSALDNGLVISQGVLADGRVKNLAASYASAVSDFELRLSAEDTPAAWQAGLNVTVTVQ; from the coding sequence ATGAAAGTAACGCGCCGTTATAAATACCATCTCTCCGCTCTGATAACAGTCGCTCTGTTTTCTTCGGCCGCACCTCACGCAGATATTCTTGACGGTGGAGAAATTCAGTTCAACGGACTCGTTACTGACGAAGCGCAGAAATGGTCCTGGCAAATAAGTACGCCTGGTCAGACCTGGGCAGTGGACATGGCCGATGCTCGAACGGAGAACGGGCAGTTGGTTTTTGATTTGCGTGATAAAGGCACCTTATCGTTTCTGGAAGGCCATCTGCATGAGGTGGCAGAGCGCGGCGGCCCCGGATTCATGCCATTTATTACCTTCGGCAACAGTGGGCAACCTTTTACCGTAACGGAGGGTGGTGATACCTCGGCACAACGTTTTCGCGCCTTTGTCCCAGTACGAGACCCGGAAACGGGGAGCGTATCGGGGCAGCTTTTTTTCACCCTGAATCAGGGGATAGCGGTCAGTGCTGGCAGACAGGAAGACGGAGCCCCTGTTCCAGCTGGCATGTCACTGGTCAGTGGACAGAGTGTAACGGAGGTGCAGTCAAACAATCTATCACAGAAGCTGAAATCTCGACTCTCTTCCTTATTGCTGATGAATCAGAATTTCGGAAGTGGCATGAGTGCATTGGATAACGGTCTGGTTATCAGTCAGGGGGTACTGGCTGACGGTCGTGTAAAGAACCTGGCTGCATCGTATGCCTCTGCGGTGTCTGATTTTGAGCTGCGTTTGTCAGCTGAAGACACACCGGCAGCGTGGCAGGCAGGGCTGAATGTGACGGTCACTGTACAATAA
- a CDS encoding tyrosine-type recombinase/integrase — translation MLLDHFQDLRKRMLFDFLWNTGARINEALSVTPREIVLDAVKPFVILRTLKQRNQTAGRRGRPGKDSPVKRTVPLLDPQFVRRLRDHLATFNRYVTRPVWEISDDTARNWLKEALQAATNEGVQFSIASITPHTFRHSFAMHLLYNRVHPKILQSFMGHRDYKSTEIYTRVFALDVAGQIGVRFGMNSDEARALLQLPSSTPFLC, via the coding sequence GTGTTACTCGACCATTTTCAAGATCTTCGTAAACGTATGCTGTTCGATTTTTTATGGAATACCGGCGCGCGGATTAATGAAGCCCTGAGTGTTACCCCTCGGGAGATAGTGCTGGATGCGGTCAAACCCTTTGTGATCTTACGAACCCTCAAACAGCGTAATCAAACCGCAGGACGCCGGGGCCGCCCAGGCAAAGATAGTCCCGTAAAACGAACCGTTCCTTTACTCGATCCCCAATTTGTCCGTCGATTACGGGATCACTTGGCAACATTTAATCGTTATGTCACCAGGCCAGTTTGGGAGATTTCGGACGATACGGCACGCAACTGGTTAAAAGAGGCACTACAAGCCGCAACTAATGAAGGGGTTCAGTTCTCCATCGCGAGTATTACGCCGCATACTTTCCGGCATAGCTTTGCCATGCATCTTCTTTATAACCGTGTTCACCCTAAAATTTTGCAGTCTTTTATGGGACACCGTGACTACAAAAGTACCGAGATCTATACGCGGGTGTTTGCACTCGATGTTGCCGGACAGATAGGTGTGAGATTTGGGATGAACTCAGACGAAGCTCGAGCACTGCTACAGCTTCCCAGTTCAACCCCTTTTCTATGCTAA
- a CDS encoding fimbrial protein — MRNLLLSIFIFLAGSKISHAVVQKTVFSVDVVASACHVIVDADNTGNSGRLTFGAYRKSTDTSVPPLNFTVRLYETGATVQGCSAFWGRGEVVTLNFGNPGQLDMAGVVTRGAGDSIRVDVRAVDTQADYRGRLTLDSHSVTYPVDFAVRGQFRFRAQPVFPANVKAGIYTGALTFVVTYQ; from the coding sequence ATGAGGAATTTGTTGCTTTCAATATTCATATTTCTGGCAGGAAGCAAGATTTCTCACGCTGTTGTTCAGAAAACCGTTTTCAGTGTGGATGTGGTGGCGTCGGCCTGCCATGTGATAGTGGATGCAGACAATACCGGTAACAGCGGTCGTCTGACATTTGGCGCTTACCGTAAATCAACCGATACGTCTGTGCCGCCGCTTAACTTTACTGTACGGCTATACGAGACCGGCGCCACAGTTCAGGGCTGTTCTGCATTTTGGGGAAGGGGAGAAGTCGTCACCTTGAACTTTGGTAATCCTGGACAACTGGACATGGCAGGGGTGGTCACTCGTGGTGCCGGGGATAGCATTCGGGTGGATGTGCGGGCAGTAGATACACAGGCTGATTATCGCGGACGACTGACACTGGACAGTCATTCGGTGACTTACCCAGTGGATTTTGCTGTCAGGGGGCAGTTTCGTTTTCGTGCTCAACCAGTGTTTCCTGCGAACGTGAAAGCGGGGATATATACGGGGGCATTGACCTTTGTGGTCACTTATCAGTAA
- a CDS encoding prolyl oligopeptidase family serine peptidase — protein sequence MDSLFSNIRLAIASEPSIDDEFLWLEDLQSKRSLQWVQKENQRTMARFTRSKEFLRVEREILDILNKDTLIPWVSKYGNYYYNFRQGQDNPQGVLRRTVLVEYRKAEPVWETVLDFDALGKAEDKMWVYQGMQPLAPEYRYCLIYLSPDGGDATEIREFDLVAKCFVKDGFNVPVAKSRVSWVDQDTLFIATDFGPDSMTRSGYMRIVKRWRRGKPLSIAETLYEARPEDVEAFAYHDYTPGFERDFVCRIIDLYHCDYFWLTQDEQLIKIDIPADAELSTHREWMLIMLNSDWVVGGRIYPSGALLATNFDDYLAGKRELQLLFTPTVECVLSGYSKTRDYLILSIMDNVINRLEVLIPQKGCWQHHPLSSPGSICTISADGIDEESNDYFLTTSGFLQPTSLYIGNLDGGEATLLKQEPQNFDVTAYQVSQHFARSRDGTRVPYFQIAANDLKLNGSTPTQLYGYGGFAESLLPGYLNDEAPAWLERGGVYVVANIRGGGEYGPAWHKAALRQNRHRAYEDFVAVAEDLIARKVTSTPHLGIRGESNGGLLVGNMLTLYPQLFGCIVCGMPLLDMQRYTQLSAGASWIAEFGDPDKPEQWAYIKTFSPYHNIKARTAYPPVLFYTATSDDRVNPAHARKMAARMQAMGYQQVYFYENIKGGGHSSAADKQQTAFISAMVSEFMWSNLNNK from the coding sequence ATGGACTCATTATTTAGCAATATTCGACTGGCTATAGCGAGCGAACCATCCATCGATGATGAATTCCTGTGGCTGGAAGATCTGCAGAGCAAAAGATCTCTGCAATGGGTACAGAAGGAAAATCAGCGCACTATGGCGCGTTTCACCCGGAGTAAAGAATTTTTGCGTGTTGAGCGAGAAATTCTGGACATACTCAATAAAGACACATTGATCCCCTGGGTGAGTAAATATGGAAATTACTATTACAATTTTCGGCAAGGGCAGGACAATCCACAAGGGGTGCTAAGGCGTACAGTTCTGGTCGAGTATCGCAAGGCCGAGCCAGTTTGGGAGACGGTGTTGGATTTTGATGCGTTAGGAAAAGCGGAGGACAAGATGTGGGTTTATCAGGGTATGCAACCTTTGGCACCGGAATACCGATATTGCCTGATATACCTGTCGCCAGATGGTGGTGATGCCACCGAAATTCGCGAGTTCGATCTGGTGGCCAAATGTTTCGTAAAAGATGGCTTCAATGTACCTGTGGCGAAAAGCCGGGTATCATGGGTTGATCAGGATACATTGTTTATAGCTACCGATTTTGGCCCCGACTCAATGACTCGCTCTGGCTACATGCGCATAGTTAAACGCTGGCGGCGTGGTAAGCCACTGAGCATTGCTGAAACGTTGTATGAAGCACGGCCTGAAGACGTGGAGGCCTTTGCTTATCACGATTACACACCTGGCTTTGAGCGTGATTTTGTCTGTCGAATAATAGACTTATATCACTGTGACTATTTTTGGCTGACTCAGGATGAGCAGCTTATTAAAATCGATATCCCGGCTGATGCTGAACTGAGTACGCATCGGGAATGGATGTTAATCATGCTGAACAGCGACTGGGTAGTAGGCGGTAGGATCTATCCGTCTGGTGCACTGTTGGCAACTAATTTCGACGATTATCTGGCGGGTAAGCGCGAATTACAGTTGCTGTTCACCCCCACTGTAGAGTGTGTGTTAAGCGGCTACAGCAAAACCCGCGATTATCTGATCCTCAGCATCATGGATAACGTAATCAATCGATTGGAGGTATTGATCCCGCAGAAAGGCTGCTGGCAGCATCACCCTCTGAGTAGTCCCGGTTCCATATGCACTATTTCCGCTGACGGCATTGATGAAGAAAGTAACGACTATTTCCTGACCACCAGTGGATTTCTACAACCAACCTCGTTGTACATAGGTAACCTCGATGGTGGTGAAGCCACATTACTGAAACAAGAGCCGCAGAATTTTGACGTCACGGCCTACCAAGTTAGCCAGCATTTCGCTCGCTCAAGAGACGGTACTCGTGTGCCATATTTCCAAATTGCTGCCAACGATCTCAAACTGAACGGTAGTACGCCGACTCAACTATATGGTTACGGCGGTTTTGCCGAGTCGCTACTGCCAGGATATCTGAATGACGAGGCTCCGGCCTGGTTGGAGCGCGGAGGAGTGTATGTCGTGGCTAACATTCGTGGTGGTGGCGAATATGGCCCTGCATGGCACAAAGCGGCGCTCAGACAAAATCGACATCGAGCTTATGAAGATTTTGTAGCCGTGGCTGAAGACCTGATTGCGCGCAAAGTAACCTCTACGCCACATTTGGGCATACGCGGTGAGAGTAACGGAGGCTTATTGGTAGGCAATATGTTAACGCTGTATCCGCAGTTATTCGGGTGCATTGTCTGTGGAATGCCTTTGCTGGATATGCAGCGTTATACTCAGCTTTCCGCTGGAGCGTCATGGATCGCAGAGTTTGGTGATCCGGACAAGCCTGAGCAGTGGGCCTATATCAAAACGTTTTCCCCATATCATAATATTAAAGCGCGAACGGCCTACCCACCGGTGTTATTTTATACAGCCACCAGTGATGACCGTGTTAACCCGGCTCATGCACGCAAAATGGCGGCGCGTATGCAGGCGATGGGGTATCAGCAGGTATACTTTTATGAGAATATTAAAGGAGGTGGGCACAGTTCTGCCGCGGACAAACAGCAAACGGCCTTTATCAGTGCGATGGTGAGCGAGTTCATGTGGTCCAACTTGAATAACAAGTAG
- the faeD gene encoding F4 (K88) fimbrial usher FaeD, which produces MGVSRSKGCLRIGLVRVFPRWSALALTVSAAFASAASVASEKLDMSFIQGGTGVNPEVWAALSGSYMPGYYLVDLTLNGKNSGKQILDVTPQDREALCLTEAWLTKAGIYVSADYFRAGYDATRQCYVLTKAPSVTVDFDVSTQNLTLVIPQKGLVKMPGNVDWNYGTSAFRVNYNVNANTGRNNTSAFGSADLKANVGLWVVNSSATASSSDRGGNVATINMFTATRAIRSLSADLAVGKTSTGDSLLGSTGTYGVSLSRNNSMRPGNLGYTPVFSGIADGPSRVTLTQNGRPLYSELVPAGPFSITDVPLYTSGDVRMTVTGEDGREQVQNFPLSVMAGQLSPGQHEFGVAIGLPNDGSDLKGGVFTASYGYGLDGLTLRTGGVFNQGWQGISAGVVLGLGYLGAVSTDRAYTLAKYRDGSRSGNKMQLSWSKQLSITNTGLRVSWSRQSEEYKSISSFNPTDLCGQGNHGRRTRDEWSAGISQPMGRVFSLSVSGWQRSYYPVQMTGRYRHRDDYGKETGVTGTLSTQIKGVSLNLGYFGSRNTRGENNWSASASMSVPFTLFDRQYSSSTLASTNKDGGTGFSTGVSGSLSDRFSYGFGGGRDSGYLNASYSGDRAYLNGALNHSQSSGTSGSVSVSGSVLAVSEAKDVMFSRTTGDTVAVVNIKDTPGVKVMSSDGQTNSAGNLVVPLNSYDWNTVTIDASTLPLSTELTTTSQKVVPTDKAVVWMPFNALKVKRYLLQVKQRNGEFVPGGTWARGSKNTPLGFVANNGVLMINTVDVPGDITLGQCRLPATKLQETEKLQEIMCE; this is translated from the coding sequence ATGGGAGTGAGCAGGAGCAAGGGGTGCCTTAGAATCGGTTTGGTTCGTGTTTTCCCCCGTTGGTCGGCACTAGCGCTTACTGTATCAGCGGCATTCGCTAGTGCCGCGAGTGTTGCAAGTGAAAAGTTGGATATGTCTTTTATCCAGGGGGGGACCGGGGTTAATCCGGAGGTCTGGGCAGCATTGAGTGGCAGTTATATGCCGGGATATTATCTGGTTGATTTGACCCTGAACGGAAAGAACTCAGGAAAACAAATACTGGACGTGACGCCACAGGACCGCGAGGCTCTGTGTCTGACGGAAGCATGGCTAACGAAGGCCGGAATTTATGTCAGTGCGGATTACTTTCGTGCGGGGTATGACGCCACACGACAGTGTTATGTGCTGACGAAAGCCCCGTCAGTGACCGTGGATTTTGATGTTTCCACCCAAAATCTGACACTCGTCATTCCCCAGAAAGGACTAGTAAAGATGCCGGGGAATGTGGACTGGAATTACGGGACCAGTGCATTTCGCGTGAACTATAACGTGAACGCCAATACCGGTCGTAATAACACTTCAGCTTTTGGCTCTGCGGATCTGAAGGCCAATGTGGGACTCTGGGTGGTGAACTCTTCTGCCACAGCCAGCAGTAGTGACCGTGGGGGTAACGTCGCCACGATAAACATGTTTACGGCTACCCGGGCCATCCGCTCACTGAGCGCAGATCTAGCGGTTGGGAAGACGTCCACCGGAGACAGTCTGCTGGGTAGTACGGGAACATACGGGGTATCGCTGAGCCGGAACAACAGCATGAGGCCCGGTAATTTGGGATATACCCCTGTGTTCAGTGGTATTGCTGACGGACCATCGAGGGTGACACTGACACAGAACGGGCGGCCGTTGTATTCAGAGTTGGTGCCGGCAGGTCCGTTCTCCATCACAGATGTGCCACTGTATACCAGCGGTGATGTGAGGATGACGGTGACCGGGGAGGATGGCCGGGAACAAGTACAGAACTTCCCGTTGTCGGTGATGGCAGGGCAATTAAGCCCGGGGCAACACGAGTTCGGCGTTGCAATCGGTTTACCCAACGATGGCAGTGACCTGAAAGGTGGTGTGTTTACTGCGTCATATGGCTATGGTCTGGACGGACTGACGCTGCGCACTGGTGGTGTGTTTAACCAGGGCTGGCAGGGAATCAGTGCTGGTGTTGTCCTGGGTCTGGGTTACCTGGGGGCGGTATCTACTGATAGAGCTTATACCTTGGCAAAATACCGTGACGGCAGTCGCAGTGGAAATAAGATGCAGCTCTCATGGAGTAAGCAACTGTCGATTACGAACACCGGGCTGCGGGTAAGTTGGTCACGGCAGAGTGAAGAGTATAAGAGCATATCCTCCTTTAACCCGACGGATTTATGCGGGCAGGGAAACCATGGACGGCGAACCAGGGATGAATGGAGTGCCGGTATCAGTCAGCCGATGGGCAGGGTGTTCAGTTTATCAGTTTCCGGCTGGCAGCGGAGTTATTACCCGGTACAAATGACAGGCCGTTACCGGCACCGTGATGACTACGGTAAGGAGACGGGAGTTACCGGTACCTTGAGCACACAGATTAAAGGGGTTAGCCTGAATTTAGGCTATTTCGGTTCGCGGAACACTCGGGGGGAAAACAACTGGTCTGCATCGGCGTCAATGTCAGTGCCGTTTACACTGTTTGACCGTCAGTACAGTAGCAGTACGTTGGCGAGCACAAATAAGGACGGCGGTACGGGCTTCAGTACCGGGGTATCCGGCTCACTGAGTGACCGTTTTAGCTATGGCTTTGGCGGTGGTCGTGACAGCGGTTATCTAAATGCCTCGTACAGTGGTGACCGGGCTTATCTGAATGGAGCCCTGAACCACTCGCAGTCCAGCGGAACCAGTGGCTCTGTGTCAGTCAGCGGTTCGGTATTGGCTGTATCGGAGGCGAAAGACGTTATGTTCAGTCGCACGACCGGTGACACCGTGGCGGTGGTGAATATAAAGGACACGCCGGGCGTGAAGGTGATGTCCAGTGATGGGCAGACCAACAGCGCCGGCAACCTAGTAGTACCGTTGAACAGCTATGATTGGAATACTGTAACGATTGATGCGAGCACGTTGCCGCTGAGCACCGAACTAACTACTACCAGTCAGAAGGTAGTACCGACGGATAAAGCGGTGGTCTGGATGCCGTTTAATGCCCTGAAGGTTAAACGTTACCTGCTGCAGGTGAAACAACGTAACGGTGAGTTCGTTCCTGGGGGAACCTGGGCTCGTGGCAGTAAGAATACCCCGCTGGGCTTCGTAGCCAACAACGGTGTACTGATGATTAATACGGTGGATGTGCCGGGTGACATCACTTTGGGGCAGTGCCGGCTCCCTGCGACAAAACTGCAGGAGACTGAGAAACTCCAGGAGATTATGTGTGAATAA
- a CDS encoding CS1 type fimbrial major subunit — protein sequence MKIKHIVFSSLISLPFLANATTNGTATINVSADVNPAVGIVSANNTPLTDIQLAFVPGVGLQAGTEMVRLASNDTAHGVDVSLANAMQLTNSADASTVPMTVTLAGKTLSTSPTSYEKTLFSEGETSPMQLSVKPTSDSKNLTAGHYAGIINLVLAQSTK from the coding sequence ATGAAAATTAAACATATTGTCTTTAGCTCTCTAATCTCTCTTCCATTTTTGGCAAACGCCACCACAAATGGTACAGCGACGATTAATGTATCTGCTGACGTTAATCCTGCAGTAGGAATTGTATCTGCTAACAATACTCCATTGACAGATATACAATTAGCCTTTGTCCCTGGTGTTGGGCTGCAAGCTGGAACCGAAATGGTTCGTCTTGCCAGTAATGATACCGCCCATGGTGTTGATGTTAGTCTTGCTAATGCAATGCAGTTAACAAATTCAGCAGATGCATCTACCGTCCCCATGACTGTTACACTGGCGGGGAAAACATTAAGCACCTCACCAACTAGCTATGAAAAAACATTATTTTCTGAGGGGGAGACCAGCCCTATGCAACTATCTGTCAAGCCAACTTCAGATTCAAAGAATCTAACAGCAGGTCATTATGCTGGGATTATTAATCTGGTATTAGCTCAGTCTACAAAATAA
- a CDS encoding fimbrial protein, which translates to MKKVTLFLFAFSLQPSCVLAWNTPGENFSGELKLEGPVTNTRNPWVWKVGPGNERLEVKPKGDTHNKAQRMPVSLPAMTILLGKTTLTTPTRHEGCSPKVIYGKEVEDFSLTWLGTGIAEVTLPVSGNNSLRVGTFVFRMQVAAVLRHRQDGQDIYASVHNDLNTNGLPGEGRTMQAGNVPSVLQMMFNGEGPNWLQDMVVTDTIGLSRYNDASLRQVEGVYGTQIVADSGELRLFGAVPDRWLASLPISIEYQ; encoded by the coding sequence ATGAAAAAGGTGACGTTGTTTCTGTTCGCTTTCAGCCTCCAACCTTCCTGTGTACTGGCTTGGAATACACCGGGAGAGAATTTCAGTGGAGAGCTTAAGCTGGAAGGTCCGGTGACCAACACACGTAATCCGTGGGTGTGGAAAGTCGGGCCGGGAAATGAACGTCTGGAGGTTAAGCCAAAAGGAGACACTCATAACAAGGCGCAGAGGATGCCTGTTTCTCTGCCAGCAATGACGATATTGCTGGGAAAAACCACATTGACCACACCGACAAGGCATGAGGGATGCTCCCCCAAAGTAATCTATGGGAAGGAGGTAGAAGATTTTTCCCTTACATGGCTCGGAACAGGGATAGCCGAAGTAACGCTTCCCGTAAGCGGTAACAACAGTCTCCGGGTGGGGACATTTGTTTTCAGGATGCAGGTGGCGGCGGTTCTGCGGCACAGACAGGACGGGCAGGATATATACGCCAGTGTACATAATGACCTGAATACGAATGGTCTTCCTGGAGAGGGGCGAACCATGCAAGCAGGTAACGTCCCGAGTGTGCTGCAAATGATGTTCAACGGGGAAGGCCCAAACTGGCTGCAGGACATGGTGGTGACCGATACAATAGGCCTGAGCCGTTACAACGATGCTTCTCTGCGCCAGGTGGAGGGAGTTTACGGTACCCAGATAGTGGCTGACAGCGGTGAGTTACGTCTGTTCGGGGCGGTACCGGATCGCTGGCTGGCATCACTACCAATAAGTATTGAATATCAATAG
- a CDS encoding DUF5462 family protein: MTKIVMVAALTLSVLSTHPVLAAEYSEKMQYLGVVNGQVVGNSVLKVTRTPSDPVLYRSRCAPLPESLTIRRAKARAASSSMAYITVQQALPNNGEARITLKITLMVDGKKEAFTARQQGEDVVLTVPKAHRQVELRTDTPAELEVPVSYRGNLQIALQVEDEGLTFDKIAKQ; the protein is encoded by the coding sequence ATGACGAAAATAGTGATGGTAGCTGCCCTGACCTTAAGCGTGCTCAGTACTCACCCTGTACTGGCGGCTGAATACAGCGAGAAAATGCAGTACCTAGGAGTGGTGAACGGTCAGGTGGTGGGTAACAGTGTGTTGAAGGTGACCCGTACACCTAGCGACCCTGTGCTGTACCGGAGTAGATGTGCCCCTCTTCCTGAGAGCCTGACCATCCGCAGAGCAAAGGCCAGGGCGGCATCCAGTAGTATGGCATATATCACGGTGCAGCAAGCGCTGCCGAATAACGGGGAAGCACGTATCACCCTGAAGATCACCCTGATGGTTGACGGAAAAAAAGAGGCATTCACAGCCAGACAACAGGGTGAGGATGTGGTGTTAACCGTGCCGAAGGCACATAGACAGGTTGAGTTAAGAACGGATACTCCAGCAGAGCTGGAAGTGCCAGTCAGCTACCGGGGAAATCTGCAGATAGCCCTGCAGGTTGAGGATGAAGGACTCACCTTCGACAAAATTGCAAAGCAATAA